Proteins encoded within one genomic window of Candidatus Thiodiazotropha endoloripes:
- a CDS encoding nucleotidyltransferase family protein, protein MSPPIGVLLAAGSSSRFGANKLLQPMAGGESMGVMAARHLLTAVPRGVAVVRPNDTELSAALSEMGYRVVENQQLASGMGESLAMAVTASLDAGGWLVALGDMPWIKPQTIAQVAERLEQGASIVAPMHKGERGHPVGFATRWGERLVDLSGDHGAKQLLIDYPGDLELLPVDDRGILLDVDFPEQLSEAGFESISGNEPPG, encoded by the coding sequence ATGTCACCTCCGATCGGGGTTCTGTTGGCAGCCGGCAGTAGCAGTCGGTTTGGCGCCAATAAGTTGTTACAACCCATGGCTGGTGGTGAGTCGATGGGGGTGATGGCTGCGCGACATCTATTGACTGCCGTTCCCCGAGGTGTGGCGGTTGTTCGTCCGAATGATACCGAGTTGTCCGCAGCTCTGTCTGAGATGGGCTATCGGGTGGTGGAGAATCAACAGCTGGCGTCTGGAATGGGTGAGAGCCTGGCCATGGCAGTCACTGCCTCTCTCGATGCAGGAGGCTGGCTGGTTGCACTGGGTGATATGCCTTGGATAAAACCACAAACCATTGCGCAAGTGGCTGAGCGGCTGGAGCAGGGAGCTTCCATCGTTGCACCGATGCATAAGGGTGAACGGGGGCATCCGGTTGGTTTTGCGACCCGTTGGGGAGAGCGGCTGGTTGACTTGAGCGGGGATCATGGGGCCAAACAGTTGCTCATCGATTACCCCGGCGATCTGGAGTTGCTGCCAGTGGATGATCGTGGAATTCTGCTGGATGTGGATTTTCCGGAGCAGTTGTCGGAAGCCGGGTTCGAATCTATCTCTGGTAACGAACCACCTGGTTGA
- a CDS encoding bacteriohemerythrin, producing MVNKSSFIWSDEMATEVDVIDSQHKNLLQMVNEAYQGLDKDVSDIVFQRITKELLSYAIYHFQTEEHLMQEYGYFDECPEEAAQHVSEHRDFSAKVVTTRDGVNSEVKEEMEEILTFLNAWILNHTQNVDIKLGNFIKNKE from the coding sequence ATGGTAAATAAAAGCTCATTTATCTGGAGTGATGAGATGGCAACAGAAGTCGATGTTATTGACTCTCAACATAAAAACCTACTGCAGATGGTTAATGAGGCATATCAGGGACTGGATAAGGATGTGAGTGATATTGTCTTTCAAAGGATCACTAAGGAACTGTTGAGCTATGCAATTTATCACTTTCAGACAGAAGAGCATCTGATGCAAGAGTATGGTTATTTTGATGAATGTCCAGAAGAGGCAGCCCAACACGTTAGTGAGCATAGAGACTTCTCAGCAAAAGTTGTTACTACAAGGGATGGCGTAAACAGTGAAGTTAAAGAGGAGATGGAAGAGATATTGACTTTTTTGAATGCATGGATACTTAACCATACACAAAATGTGGACATAAAATTGGGAAACTTTATCAAAAACAAAGAATAA
- a CDS encoding MGMT family protein, which yields MSSDELRQVFYTNLASIPAGRYCSYGDMASLCGVHVRQVLAWLRTLPADSNLPWYRLITGQRKIADYPGNQRQYRLLSDEGLIPESNGKYPTAYRWPDHSV from the coding sequence ATGAGCAGTGATGAATTGCGTCAAGTATTCTATACCAACCTTGCCTCGATACCCGCTGGCCGTTACTGCAGTTACGGGGATATGGCCTCACTCTGCGGTGTCCATGTACGTCAGGTTCTTGCCTGGTTGAGAACCCTGCCTGCAGACAGCAATCTACCCTGGTATCGATTGATTACAGGCCAACGGAAGATCGCTGATTACCCCGGCAACCAAAGACAGTATCGATTACTCTCGGATGAGGGCCTGATTCCTGAATCCAATGGCAAGTATCCAACCGCCTACAGGTGGCCGGATCACTCTGTTTGA
- the egtD gene encoding L-histidine N(alpha)-methyltransferase, with translation MMENVTFHDHKPESLSLYDAVVQGLSKRQKSIPPKFFYDKRGSELFDQICQQPEYYLPTVERLMLDQYAAEIADLAGQGRVLIEPGAGSASKVRLLLDALQPSAFVPMDISFEYLKTSATELAEEYPWLSIRAACVDYTHSLPVPENVPVGPRLLFFPGSSLGNFNKQEACKFLRLVHTTVGSGGMLLIGVDTKKNYGVLNAAYNDAAGLTAKFNLNLLYRVQNELKADLNPDNFAHKAFYNTEAGRIEMHLISKLKHTLRLDGHEFKFEEGEYLHTENSYKYSPEEFISMAAMNGFKSLRYWVDDQGLFAIYLLQSE, from the coding sequence ATGATGGAAAATGTAACCTTTCATGACCATAAACCTGAGTCGCTGAGTTTGTATGATGCCGTAGTGCAAGGGTTATCGAAGCGTCAGAAGTCGATTCCTCCCAAGTTTTTCTATGATAAACGGGGTTCTGAGTTATTTGACCAGATCTGTCAACAACCGGAATACTACCTGCCGACTGTGGAACGACTAATGCTCGACCAGTATGCTGCAGAGATAGCTGATCTGGCAGGTCAAGGCAGAGTTTTAATCGAACCTGGAGCAGGAAGTGCCAGTAAAGTGAGGCTTTTACTGGATGCGTTGCAGCCGAGTGCCTTTGTACCGATGGATATCTCTTTTGAATATCTGAAAACCAGTGCCACTGAACTGGCTGAGGAGTATCCGTGGCTCTCGATACGAGCCGCCTGTGTGGATTATACCCACTCCCTGCCGGTGCCTGAGAATGTGCCTGTCGGTCCCAGGCTGCTGTTTTTTCCCGGTTCCAGCCTGGGGAATTTCAATAAACAAGAGGCCTGTAAATTTCTGAGGCTTGTACATACCACTGTAGGTAGTGGTGGAATGCTTCTGATTGGAGTGGACACAAAGAAAAATTATGGCGTTTTGAACGCTGCCTACAATGATGCAGCCGGTTTGACAGCGAAATTCAATCTGAATCTGCTGTATCGAGTTCAGAACGAACTCAAGGCGGACCTTAATCCAGATAATTTCGCCCATAAAGCCTTTTACAATACTGAGGCGGGTCGGATTGAGATGCATTTGATCAGTAAGCTTAAGCATACCTTAAGGTTGGATGGTCATGAGTTTAAATTTGAGGAGGGTGAGTATCTGCATACTGAGAACTCCTATAAATACTCCCCGGAAGAGTTTATCTCGATGGCCGCTATGAATGGATTTAAATCTCTCCGCTACTGGGTGGATGATCAAGGTTTGTTTGCGATTTATCTTTTGCAGTCAGAATGA
- a CDS encoding XdhC family protein yields MGHPDTSGLVSDDLEVIRTATGWLGDGVRVALVTVLKTWGSSPRPPGALLAIHGSGHTVGSVSGGCVEETLAASHRKGELGGERPSLVDFGVEEAEAERLGLPCGGRLELMVELLSSVDNLKPLLDLMDNGQLTARRVVLESGEVTLQTGGAGVEFDVTRESVTKVFGPAWQLLLIGNGQIARHLAQMAISLDYRVTICDPRAEFIDQNPLVGVHYSKRMPDDEVRRLKDVARTAVVTLAHDPRQDDLGLTAALERALFYIGALGSRRSAEKRRGRLTEIGHSADQIARIHAPAGLAIGSKRPAEIALSILAQITAVRNRVGAASLAGG; encoded by the coding sequence ATGGGTCACCCTGACACATCCGGTCTGGTCTCCGATGACCTTGAGGTGATTCGTACAGCAACCGGGTGGTTGGGCGACGGGGTAAGAGTGGCGCTGGTCACCGTGCTGAAAACCTGGGGCTCATCACCAAGGCCTCCTGGCGCCCTGCTGGCTATCCATGGATCCGGTCACACCGTCGGCTCTGTTTCCGGTGGCTGTGTGGAAGAGACCCTGGCAGCGAGCCACCGGAAAGGAGAGCTGGGGGGAGAGCGTCCGTCACTGGTCGATTTCGGCGTTGAAGAAGCTGAAGCGGAGCGATTGGGTCTGCCCTGCGGCGGTCGCTTGGAGCTGATGGTCGAATTACTCAGCTCGGTCGATAATCTGAAACCTCTGTTGGATCTGATGGATAATGGCCAGCTGACCGCTCGCCGGGTGGTATTGGAAAGCGGTGAGGTCACTCTGCAGACCGGTGGTGCCGGCGTAGAGTTCGACGTGACCAGGGAATCGGTAACCAAGGTATTCGGCCCCGCCTGGCAGCTGTTGTTGATCGGTAACGGTCAGATCGCACGCCATCTTGCCCAAATGGCGATCAGCCTCGATTATCGGGTGACGATCTGCGATCCACGCGCTGAGTTTATCGATCAAAATCCGTTAGTGGGTGTTCACTATTCAAAGCGGATGCCGGATGACGAAGTGCGGAGATTGAAGGATGTCGCCCGGACAGCCGTCGTGACTCTGGCCCATGATCCCCGGCAGGACGATCTGGGACTGACTGCCGCACTCGAGCGTGCTCTGTTCTATATCGGCGCGCTGGGATCCCGGCGCAGTGCGGAAAAACGTCGTGGGCGGCTGACGGAAATCGGTCACAGTGCCGATCAGATTGCCCGGATTCACGCGCCGGCTGGCCTGGCAATCGGCAGTAAGCGTCCCGCTGAGATTGCTCTCTCGATCCTGGCGCAAATCACTGCTGTACGCAATCGTGTTGGTGCGGCCAGTCTGGCAGGAGGTTGA
- a CDS encoding ABC transporter substrate binding protein translates to MNYGLFVKSLLFGALLLLGNASMADTPLSEKRVLLIYSYHPGFPTTPRILNGLRSIFTFDGPKIDIEFMDSKRLHDEQSQINFVQQLSYKLNYRQAYDLVIVADDHALRLVDDYREKLFKGIPIVFLGINSLEMALELEQREGYTGVVEIPSFKENLDLAKSLFPAADKVYVIVDGTTSGQHDFKRFNNAIEAYNDLEIEILSLISMKWSELKESVTKIDSEDLLFLISAYRDSEEISKSFDESLKLIVEASGVPIFHFWQHGLKNGVFGGIMIDHYAQGRQAARLAKQILEGISIDSLRVNKNSPNVPYFDYRLVLAYGLDEERFPIETHWVNLPEDESYEYKSYFYYAVAVLILLIAIGFVFIAFFKRYRQLTVEIVKSEESYRKIVENSHDGIFQLDMDGGILFANARLADMLGYGLNEVIGRSIHDFIREGSNVETADNLLRGGREESGSYEVKFINKYGDEVWTQINTSRLRDDHENVSGILSLVRDINALRKERSRLRESEEKFKQLTHSIKEVFWLSSPDLQRVYYISPGYEQLWGRSRQTLYDDAVNWMTALPLDDLKRIERFMLEELPKDWVELTFPEYRVYRPDGSMSWVEAKAFAIKDELGECYRIAGVAEDITIRKQNELELNYRLEYERLVAEHSSKLIGAGRVEISGRFDDLLKQLGLLTGSSRVYLILNRAGYDDYDVLNEWHDPDRRPLKEIIETESKSVFFKIFELIQQQELSFINSLDQLSKDRFDYRHHLQQLDIHYFKAVPLRINDQLSGLLGLDHPVREHVSLKGDMSMLRTVADMMAGAIKRQNIVSDLRSSRRTLSTLLNNLPGAVYRCKYDEYWSMQFISDGIEDIAGYPSKEIKGNALVKYADLIHKDDRQNVRDHVTRSIDDHSQFEIEYRLFDKDGGMHWVWERGALIDTESGVGLIEGFITEITDKKQIESALKSNEEYLKLIMNSTAESIYVLDENGICLSVNKAGLELLGYDSEEELTGQVMHDVMHHTHQNGQVYEREDCPMFLSTQNRQQVHVESDVFWRKDGSSIPVEYWSYPLIENSENSGVVVSFIDITERKFNEELISARVNLHDYSQNHNANELLVYAINEACGKTDSEIGFFHFIDQNQKSLSFQVWSAGMGKSIIEYVESESQDNQQDKSIWFESCLLKKPIVHNYENARVSQFKTTDGFVEPVTALCVPVVNGNLVVAVMGVGNCNAGNYGDDEIKKLSVIAELTWELAESKIIKEKIEESRIQLNTILDTVTEAVALWDYKGRLRYANPEFLKLVDSHKRSYELSDYLGKRLTDFDSAYPFIPYINDYLKSLLKNGKSVDKCQINQSLDYGESGWISLSVHALYDSNVSSITGAVSVITNITDEKNTEAQLELLAHYDNLTKLPNRLLAIDRLRQMIARADRTNELMAVCYLDLDGFKQVNDSHGHEAGDELLKQTASRLEYSVRHGDTVSRLGGDEFLILLAGLNDQHETQTILSRILHQLAKTYFIGDINVSNVSASLGVTLYPVDKMDADGLIGHADQAMYLAKRLGKNRYQFYSQELERRIFAQQEVLGDVLRALNENQLEIYYQPVVDSESGWLNSCEALLRWNNPILGLLKPAEFLPLLNRSEIKLSITEWVLKQVIHYLHTHKANGTGVPVSFNIFPEQCFELGLMEILKKHTTELPESLLQRINIEIQESDIVTSYNRANRFIKACRELGIDCILGGIGAGELSLIQLAQLPVKLIKINLSQIKTMTTKSDQMVLIKSIHTLAESSGKSVIIQGVEDYRQLSEVNNLGCTKIQGFLITQPLPEDTFIQWIGNSTDTTFLVSNYPGINR, encoded by the coding sequence ATGAATTATGGGCTCTTTGTGAAAAGTCTGCTGTTCGGTGCATTGTTACTCCTTGGAAATGCATCAATGGCAGATACACCACTCTCGGAAAAGAGGGTGTTGCTGATCTATTCCTATCATCCAGGCTTTCCGACAACACCGAGAATTTTAAACGGTCTTCGATCCATTTTTACCTTTGATGGGCCAAAGATTGATATTGAATTCATGGACTCAAAGCGTCTGCATGACGAGCAGAGTCAGATTAATTTTGTTCAGCAACTGAGCTACAAGTTGAATTACAGGCAAGCTTACGATTTGGTGATTGTTGCTGATGACCATGCCTTGAGGTTGGTTGATGATTACCGGGAGAAATTGTTTAAAGGTATTCCAATTGTTTTTCTCGGAATCAATAGTTTGGAAATGGCGCTTGAACTGGAACAGCGTGAAGGTTATACCGGAGTTGTCGAAATACCCTCATTTAAAGAGAACCTGGATCTGGCTAAGTCGCTTTTTCCGGCTGCTGACAAAGTGTATGTGATTGTGGATGGTACTACCAGTGGTCAGCATGATTTTAAACGCTTTAATAACGCCATTGAGGCGTACAATGATCTGGAAATTGAGATTCTATCACTTATAAGTATGAAGTGGTCTGAACTGAAAGAGAGTGTCACCAAAATTGATTCAGAAGATCTTCTGTTTTTAATATCAGCCTATCGAGATAGTGAAGAGATAAGTAAATCATTTGATGAGAGTTTGAAGCTGATAGTGGAGGCATCAGGTGTACCAATATTTCACTTTTGGCAGCATGGCCTGAAGAATGGAGTTTTTGGCGGAATTATGATTGATCACTATGCGCAAGGAAGGCAGGCAGCAAGATTGGCGAAACAGATACTTGAAGGTATTTCAATAGATAGCCTGAGGGTAAATAAAAACAGTCCGAACGTACCCTATTTTGACTATCGGCTGGTGCTTGCCTATGGATTGGATGAAGAGAGATTTCCCATAGAAACGCATTGGGTGAACTTACCTGAAGATGAATCTTATGAATATAAGAGTTATTTTTATTATGCTGTTGCTGTATTGATTCTATTGATTGCGATCGGGTTTGTGTTTATAGCTTTTTTTAAACGTTACAGGCAGTTAACTGTAGAAATAGTAAAGAGTGAAGAAAGCTACAGAAAAATAGTTGAAAATAGTCATGACGGTATTTTTCAACTGGATATGGATGGAGGTATTCTATTTGCCAATGCCAGGTTGGCCGATATGCTTGGTTACGGCCTGAATGAAGTTATTGGGCGGTCAATACATGATTTTATAAGAGAGGGATCAAATGTAGAGACTGCTGATAATCTATTGCGAGGTGGGCGTGAAGAGAGTGGCTCTTATGAGGTCAAGTTTATAAATAAATATGGAGATGAAGTATGGACGCAGATAAATACAAGTCGATTACGTGATGATCATGAAAATGTAAGTGGTATTTTGTCTTTGGTTCGAGATATTAATGCATTAAGAAAAGAGCGTAGTAGATTAAGGGAGAGTGAAGAGAAATTTAAACAATTGACACATTCGATAAAAGAGGTGTTTTGGTTGAGCTCTCCCGATTTGCAAAGGGTTTATTATATCAGTCCTGGATATGAGCAGCTTTGGGGGAGAAGCAGGCAAACTTTGTATGATGATGCTGTCAACTGGATGACTGCCCTTCCATTGGATGACCTAAAGCGCATTGAACGGTTTATGTTGGAAGAGTTGCCGAAGGATTGGGTGGAGTTGACGTTTCCAGAATACAGGGTTTATCGGCCTGATGGAAGTATGAGTTGGGTTGAGGCCAAAGCTTTTGCGATAAAGGATGAATTAGGTGAGTGCTATAGAATTGCCGGTGTGGCTGAAGATATAACAATAAGAAAACAAAATGAGTTGGAATTGAACTATCGATTGGAGTATGAGCGATTGGTAGCTGAACATTCCTCAAAACTGATAGGAGCTGGCAGGGTAGAAATATCAGGAAGATTTGATGATTTGTTAAAACAATTAGGATTGTTGACCGGTAGCTCAAGAGTATATTTGATATTAAACCGCGCAGGTTATGATGACTATGATGTGTTGAACGAGTGGCATGATCCAGATAGGCGGCCACTGAAAGAGATTATTGAAACTGAATCAAAGTCAGTTTTTTTCAAGATATTTGAGCTTATTCAACAGCAAGAGTTATCGTTTATTAACTCGTTGGATCAGTTGTCCAAGGACAGATTTGATTACAGGCATCATTTACAGCAACTAGATATCCATTATTTCAAAGCTGTCCCCCTTAGAATAAATGATCAGCTGTCAGGTCTGCTTGGGCTTGATCACCCAGTCCGTGAGCATGTTTCTTTAAAGGGTGATATGTCGATGCTTAGAACGGTTGCCGATATGATGGCAGGTGCAATTAAAAGGCAAAATATCGTCTCGGATTTGAGAAGTTCCAGGCGGACGCTGAGTACACTGTTGAATAATCTTCCAGGTGCGGTCTATCGATGTAAGTATGATGAATACTGGAGTATGCAGTTCATTAGTGATGGTATTGAGGATATTGCAGGGTATCCCTCAAAAGAGATCAAGGGCAATGCTTTGGTTAAATATGCAGATCTGATCCATAAAGATGACAGGCAAAATGTCAGAGATCATGTAACAAGATCGATTGATGACCATAGTCAATTTGAAATTGAATACAGGTTGTTCGATAAAGATGGAGGGATGCACTGGGTTTGGGAGAGAGGTGCTCTGATCGATACTGAAAGTGGTGTAGGTCTGATTGAAGGGTTTATTACGGAGATCACTGATAAGAAACAGATTGAGAGTGCGCTCAAATCAAATGAAGAGTATTTAAAGTTGATTATGAACTCTACAGCAGAATCAATCTATGTTTTGGATGAAAATGGTATCTGTTTGAGTGTAAATAAAGCAGGCCTGGAACTGTTGGGTTATGACAGTGAGGAGGAGCTTACTGGGCAGGTTATGCATGATGTAATGCATCATACACACCAAAATGGTCAAGTGTATGAAAGAGAAGATTGCCCAATGTTTCTCTCAACCCAAAACAGACAGCAGGTGCATGTGGAAAGTGATGTGTTTTGGCGGAAAGATGGTAGTAGTATTCCAGTTGAGTACTGGTCCTATCCACTGATTGAAAACTCTGAAAATAGTGGAGTTGTTGTCTCATTTATCGACATCACAGAGAGAAAGTTCAATGAAGAGCTAATCAGCGCGAGAGTGAATCTACATGACTATTCGCAGAATCATAATGCCAATGAGTTGTTGGTTTATGCCATTAATGAAGCATGCGGAAAAACTGATAGTGAAATCGGTTTTTTTCATTTTATCGATCAGAACCAAAAATCATTGTCATTTCAGGTCTGGTCTGCAGGAATGGGCAAGTCAATCATTGAATATGTAGAAAGTGAAAGTCAAGATAACCAGCAGGATAAAAGCATTTGGTTTGAGTCCTGCCTCCTGAAGAAGCCAATTGTACATAATTATGAAAACGCTCGGGTTTCACAATTTAAAACGACGGATGGGTTTGTAGAACCTGTTACAGCCCTTTGTGTGCCGGTGGTAAATGGCAATCTGGTTGTGGCCGTGATGGGGGTAGGAAATTGTAATGCGGGCAATTATGGTGATGATGAGATTAAGAAGTTATCAGTTATTGCAGAATTAACATGGGAGTTGGCTGAAAGTAAAATAATCAAGGAAAAAATAGAAGAGAGCAGAATTCAGCTCAATACAATTCTGGATACCGTTACCGAGGCTGTGGCGCTCTGGGATTATAAAGGAAGGTTGCGATATGCTAATCCAGAGTTTTTAAAACTAGTAGACAGTCACAAAAGAAGTTATGAATTGTCAGATTATCTGGGTAAAAGGCTGACAGATTTTGATAGTGCTTATCCATTCATACCCTATATCAACGACTACCTAAAAAGCCTGCTCAAGAATGGCAAGTCTGTTGATAAATGTCAAATTAATCAATCTTTAGATTATGGTGAATCAGGCTGGATTAGTCTCAGTGTCCATGCGCTTTATGATAGCAATGTTTCATCCATTACCGGTGCGGTTTCAGTGATAACAAATATAACGGACGAAAAAAATACAGAAGCTCAACTGGAGTTACTGGCTCATTATGACAATCTGACAAAACTTCCGAACAGGCTGTTGGCAATCGATCGTCTCAGGCAGATGATTGCAAGAGCAGACAGAACCAATGAGCTTATGGCAGTCTGCTATCTAGACTTGGATGGATTCAAACAAGTCAATGATAGCCATGGTCATGAAGCTGGTGACGAGTTGCTTAAACAAACAGCAAGTCGACTGGAATACAGTGTCAGACATGGTGATACCGTGTCTCGCTTAGGAGGAGATGAGTTTCTTATTCTGTTGGCGGGACTTAATGATCAGCATGAAACCCAGACGATACTCTCACGTATCCTTCACCAACTCGCAAAAACCTACTTTATTGGTGATATTAATGTTTCCAATGTCAGTGCAAGCCTGGGAGTAACTCTTTATCCAGTAGATAAAATGGATGCTGATGGTTTAATAGGTCACGCCGATCAGGCTATGTATCTTGCAAAACGCTTGGGGAAGAATCGATATCAATTCTATAGTCAAGAGCTCGAACGTCGAATATTTGCACAACAGGAGGTACTTGGCGATGTCTTAAGGGCATTGAATGAAAATCAATTGGAAATCTACTATCAGCCTGTTGTAGATAGTGAAAGTGGCTGGCTCAACAGTTGCGAAGCACTTTTGAGATGGAATAACCCAATACTTGGATTATTAAAACCAGCAGAATTTCTACCGTTGCTAAATCGATCTGAAATCAAACTATCCATCACTGAGTGGGTTTTGAAACAGGTAATCCATTATCTCCATACTCATAAGGCAAATGGCACTGGAGTTCCTGTTTCCTTCAATATATTCCCGGAACAATGTTTTGAATTGGGATTAATGGAGATTCTAAAAAAACACACAACTGAATTGCCGGAATCACTTCTGCAGCGTATCAATATTGAAATACAGGAATCCGATATCGTCACCTCATATAACAGAGCAAATAGATTTATCAAGGCGTGCAGAGAGCTTGGAATAGACTGTATATTGGGAGGTATTGGTGCTGGTGAGCTTTCACTAATACAGCTGGCTCAGTTGCCGGTAAAACTGATAAAGATAAATTTATCACAAATTAAAACTATGACTACAAAGAGTGATCAGATGGTACTGATAAAAAGCATTCACACTTTGGCAGAATCCTCTGGTAAGTCAGTAATTATACAAGGTGTTGAAGATTACAGGCAGTTATCAGAGGTAAACAATCTGGGTTGCACAAAAATACAGGGGTTTCTTATTACTCAACCACTTCCAGAAGATACGTTTATACAATGGATTGGTAATTCAACAGACACAACCTTCTTGGTATCCAACTATCCAGGCATCAATCGATAA
- a CDS encoding class I SAM-dependent methyltransferase, with translation MLSQLKAKPDFITAWIRNPRQVGALFPSSGCLAQAMATQVSSMNGLTIELGAGTGAVTSALLSRGLNPKRLVVVEKDQILADKLISQFPSLSILAGDATRLQQLLKQKDLGLADSVVSSLPLLNMRTHTRIRVLTAIFNSLSDDGKLIQYTYSPAPPIPKQLARSMQLVGFRIDRILWNLPPAHVWVYQRFRTPLNHT, from the coding sequence ATGCTGAGTCAATTAAAAGCAAAACCGGATTTTATCACGGCCTGGATACGCAACCCGCGACAAGTCGGCGCACTGTTCCCCAGTAGTGGCTGCCTGGCCCAGGCCATGGCCACACAGGTCAGCAGTATGAATGGACTCACTATTGAGCTTGGCGCCGGTACCGGGGCAGTCACCTCGGCACTGCTCAGCCGGGGTCTCAATCCTAAACGTCTTGTGGTGGTAGAGAAAGATCAGATACTGGCCGATAAGCTGATCAGCCAATTCCCCAGCCTCTCCATCCTTGCCGGCGACGCCACCCGACTGCAACAGCTGCTGAAACAGAAGGACCTTGGATTGGCCGATAGTGTGGTATCCAGCCTGCCCCTGTTGAACATGCGCACCCATACCCGGATTCGCGTGCTGACCGCGATATTCAACAGCCTCTCTGATGATGGAAAACTGATTCAATACACCTACTCTCCTGCACCTCCGATCCCCAAACAACTCGCCCGCTCAATGCAGCTGGTCGGTTTTCGTATTGATCGTATCCTATGGAATTTGCCACCCGCCCACGTTTGGGTCTATCAAAGGTTTCGTACACCACTGAACCATACTTGA